In Metopolophium dirhodum isolate CAU chromosome 9, ASM1992520v1, whole genome shotgun sequence, the genomic window CCGTATAGCCCGAAGGTAAAGACTCCAGtcgattataacaataataattgttgtatgcACAGAGTCCGGATTCTCCGATGTGGTTACTGTCCAAGGGCAAGAACGAAAAAGCGCAACGGACGCTTGGCAAGTTACGGGGATGGGTGACACACGATAAGTGTTCAAACGAATTTCACGAAATGGTAGTGTTCATGTCTGCAAATAAAAACTCGTcgagtaattttttatttttatttttcgtcgaCACCATAAGCTACTAGCGCgtgttgtttataataaaaaaatctataataattactttcgtGGTTCGACACAGACGATAAAAACGGCAAAAATGATTCGGAAAGTTCTTGGAAACAACTGCTTCAGCCGGACGTGCTCAAACCTTTTCGTCTACTGCTGATATACTTTTTCTTTTCGAACTTGTTATCCGGAGTGCCATTCTCGCCGTATCTAGTGGAAGTATTTAGGACATTTGGCGCCAACGTCGACGTCCAATGGACGGTAGTAAGTATATAACTTAAAAGCTAAGAGGTTAAACATTATTGTTcgcattcaaaaaaaaaattcaaaaacaattgttttcaatattCGTTTGATTActtatttctattaaatattatagcgcattaatttacttatttatttatttatttactatattataggcgTTTTCGTTGTGCATAGCCATAGTTGGAGGCATATTGACTGTTTTATTAGTGAACAGACTTGGAAAACGATTCCTCACTTTAACGACGTTGTCCATTTGTTCTATTTGTTACATATCAATCGGATTGATTGGCGTCTATTGGACGAATTCAGAACAAATAAAATCTTGGTTATTATTAACATGTTTCCTCATTAGTACGTTCGTGGCATCATTTGGCATAATGCCTATCGGATGGATACTTCTTACTGAAATATTCCCCATGAAGTGAGTACAAAACAAATGCCACTctaaacattacataataatatatggatatgaatatatgatttaaaaattataacaaataacaataatatagtacaccacactataattatagtattaatctgtttttaataatgtgaaaataaatcatataattggCGAGTACTTAAACCCGAGAAAAATAAACAGTGCCTGTGTAAATCTACGTGCattgataacatttaaaaagtaatggaTACTCTAAagattatagtaataaattatcataaaattgcTTTTGTAAACAGCATATTACACTAATtcgtaaaacaaataaatcaagTTAATATAACActgaaatattatgttacaagatatataaacaatataaacaatgaCAATAAGACatattgtgataaaatatatgTCATCGAGAAAGAAATTTTGCTGTAATCTATGTtacgtaaataataacaatatattgtttttaaacatttgtttcagGAGTAGAAACATAACCTGTAGCATTTGTTCGACGCTGTCTTTCATTCTCAGTTTTTTCATGACCAAGTATTATCCGGATGTCGTCGATTTAGTGGATTTCTACAATACATTTACTATATTCGGATTCGGAGGTTTGATCGGTTGTGTGTATTTCTATTTTTGTCTACCTGAAACTGAAAACAAGACATTGCAAGAAATATCggaatttttcaaataaactaaaaaaaatttacttttgagtaaaaatgtattgtacgcGACAAccgtaataatagtatatatacatatgtatatatgtatataagtatttaaatttaggtTTCAAATCTAATTATGTGTATCGGTGCATCatgtatttatgtaggtatgtaaataatgaaaacataaatagttattaaccatctaagaataacataatacatattttgccaAGTGTTTGTAGTTTGTGCACTTTTCGTTCATAtgcagtttataatattataaactcgatatattttgtacataatagtTTGAACTATTAGAtattctatgttttttttttttaatgtaaataaaataattaaattatagtaccattagatttttctaataattgttccttgatattgttatatattattatcttatatatttttattcggtatattattttaaaattaaaatattcaaagacACAatctagaaatattttattttgttatactaATTGAAATACCTCGGTTTTGTATGAACGGACTTTTAACTTTTCTCAATTTGTTCtggataatataatttgaaaaatattattcaaatattttttttctaatttaaaatatttgtttgaataacaaccaataaaacaatattgtacggTACCTATACCAAACAAGGCATGGGTAGTATAAAGCAGAACATTTTCAGCAAAAATTAAAACTCTTTCGTTCAGAGcccaagtaatataatatatttattaattattattaaaaatatttgtaattacaaTGTTATCTTATTTTAGTTGTGATACACAAGGCTGGTCATtgacgagttaaaaagttaaagttaagttaaaaagttgattttattttaactttttaacttaactagttacttttggcttttcattaacttgactgttaacttactaaatttctttcctaattaacgtgaaattaacgagttagtttttaattttaagaagtaagttaagttattttattttgttttgaattttattatatttcactatttcagtctattttgttttcatatcaaaaaatatgtatcgtaaattgtttaaagttaaaaatttaaatcattcgaatctaacttaaatgaaaatactgtatgaagtataaacactatatcctatagtTTAGTTTTGgattggaaaaaattaagtacactagcgttgtataaacaaattaacttttctttaacttaataaaaagttaacaaaaagtgtgtattaacttttaacttttaactttttgttattggtgcatattaacttaacttaactgagttaaaaaaaaatcattaacttgcccagccctGGTGATACAGTTATTGGaactcttttatttaattttatcatgtatataagtatgtttttttaaatatataattattagtatttttactattattattgtaatatttgataAGTGTTAACCACAggcaatataaattgttttcttatttttgtttacacCGGTGAttgttatacttaaataataatattaacaaagtgCTGAAGCGTGGTATTAATTATGGTGTTTATTATATGGTTTAGTGTTTACTTACTTTAAGACACAATATAACCATCGGCTGAAAACACACttcataactaaataatttaatattaattacaagaAATACTGTTTTCTTAAAAACGTTGTGAAAATGCTAAGTTTGTAGGTCAATCGTGGTTTTcgaagtaataataacatagtacaggtaatatgtacctatgtgtaaACAAACAGACAAACAATATCTTcgaaaaatgcattaaaaaattgaacatttttttcgaCAATTGccagatattttaatttacattaacataaatacataatatattatacgcagttTACCAGTTTACACACGCTATATTGAAGCACACGACGTGTATGCACTATAGACACATATTGTATCCACGGTAAAGTCATGCATCGCGTTGAATTCCGGAAATTATTTTGAGGAAGTTGTTGTAGAACTCGTTAACAATTTCTTAGAACCGATTCGTAAatgataataggtaggtaggcacCGCGCGCAGCAGATACcatacggtaaaaaaaaataaaatactcctCACTCTCTTTGTTGTTATTGGtacgttttattaatttttttcatcgatcGGGGAACGTTTTTATATTACACACGGACggataccaaataataatatcccgACGACGGTCCTTGACTATCACCCGAAACGCCTTGACCGTCCTCTCGGTGCGGCGACACGGAGTCAAGACGCGTATTCGTAGTAAGTTACCACTTCACACCGGGTACACTGGTACACACAGGTACATGTACCACGCACACATCACCCGATCACCGTACGGgtaaatacctaactataaatTTTTTCGTCGCTTGTGGGTCCGACCGTTCCGTTTGTTATTTATCACCGcgaataattcattataatattatattattgcactatattgttattgttactgAATATTGTTTCGGCGATGGCCGAACTTAAATCGTCAAAAATAGACGCGGAAAATGCCAAGAACGAGTACAGTTTGTTTAAATCCTCTCTAGCTCaagtatgtataaattatgtgattatttttgtattttgcttTTAGCGATTATGATATTTTAGTCGGTTATACTGTGACTGTCGTCCGTATATTATGACAACCGTAACGACTATTAAACCAATTTTATTCAGgactataattttgttttttgcagCCTGAGTAATATACTTAACCAAAAACGtgcctatataaattataatataataacaataataataataataactttattgcgttttaagaaaaaaattacatacattatacaaataaaaattatttaaatgatagttTCCAAAAACCTAGGCTTTTGGGGGAGACAACAGTAAGttctatattaaataactatttagattttaggtatatcgtatattatgtaaagagctaatatttttatctgtcGATTAAATAAAGCATATagcttattattatagtgtattataaattatatagcgATAAGTATACACTTTTATTTAGTGAATATTACAACAAACCCAAAGtgttacttttataattaatatttattaaattcataagtTTAAATGTGTtacatagataggtacttttagtttttaaagtGAATATTTCATGACAGTGGACCGTTTAACACATTTAACGCTCAGCTttgaatgtaaattaaattagtattattatttttatttatacaagatataggtattatttatacataatacatatttgtcattatttatttattaatacgttaactattatatatttgtataaaatattatatttccaatccaagctaaatattaatttaactgatCACTTATGTAGTGTGTACATAACtgacacatacacacatataggTTCACGTGTTTTATGTGTAGTTTacaccaaaatataattttcctaCGTAttagcaaaattaaattttactaaaaaattataccatATTGTACGTATAACGTACCTAAATCATGTTAACCTATTTGTTTATGtatgtgttttaaataattaacgactaattcttaaaaaattaaaataatatatcaactgattataataatatacactcttAAATTatgacttaaaatattatacttactgtttaaacatgataaaatgtt contains:
- the LOC132952005 gene encoding facilitated trehalose transporter Tret1-like — encoded protein: MESNSNYKYGIKSTFSQCLALVGAGFLQVGVGTELICSTVIIGALSDRSNENEWLTMTNEQTSWFGSLLYLCTPLGSLISSLVLDRLGHKNCMIITNIPYLVSQIMFFYAENVETMYACSIMMGLSVGFSGGPFSAYIGEVCEPKLRGALMSATNVFFFSGSLLFATIYAITRQWRLTVLINMAIPIITIAILCMSPDSPMWLLSKGKNEKAQRTLGKLRGWVTHDKCSNEFHEMVVFMSANKNSSNDKNGKNDSESSWKQLLQPDVLKPFRLLLIYFFFSNLLSGVPFSPYLVEVFRTFGANVDVQWTVAFSLCIAIVGGILTVLLVNRLGKRFLTLTTLSICSICYISIGLIGVYWTNSEQIKSWLLLTCFLISTFVASFGIMPIGWILLTEIFPMKSRNITCSICSTLSFILSFFMTKYYPDVVDLVDFYNTFTIFGFGGLIGCVYFYFCLPETENKTLQEISEFFK